A stretch of DNA from Bacteroidota bacterium:
ACGAACTTTCAGAAAAATTAGATGCCCTTACCCAACTGGTAGCAGAAATGAACCGCAAGATGCAGGGGCAGACTTTTCAAATTGACAAGCCTTTTACTGTGCAAGAGGCCGCCACCTATTTATGCCTTTCAAAAAGCAGGTTGTACCATTTAACCTCAAAACGGGCACTTCCGTTTTTCAAGCGCGGGCAAGCTACCCTATTTCGTAAAGAGGACTTGGACAAGTGGCTGCAATCCAACCGTCAAAAATCAGCTGACGAAATCAGGCAAGAAGCTAAAAGTTAAAAGGGATAACCATTTAACCATCCGTTTGTATGGACTCTTACAAGCCCCAAACCCAATCCTGCACAGGGTGCAAAATGCCTTTGCAATCTGAACCTACCCTCGCTTTGGGTGCTTTTTCAGTAAAGACGGGCATTTTACGTTGCAATCGTTGCAACCGTGTTTTGGCAGTATCCCTTTCACACCCTCAAAATCCCAAACAAAACGTATAACAATGGCAAAGAAAACCACAACGCCTGCCCCCGCTATTTCGATAGAGTTGGTAAAGGAGCAGGTAAAAACAACCCTCACCCCAAAGGATGCTCAGGGCAACCCCGCCCCCGACAGAAACCTAACGGATAGTCGACGTACATGGCTGACCGTTAATGAAATCACCGATGTGTTAAAAATTAAAGCACCCGAAGGTGGTATTACCAAAGCTCTGGTAGTAAAAAGCGTTACAGAACTGGTACAGGAAGGGATAATCAAACAGCGGTTGCGCAAGCCTCCGCACATTAGCGAATATACTTCCGCCCATTAACCCATGCACCCAACAGTAACGTATAAATAGCAAGCGCGGGGGGCTGGTTAGCCCTCTTTGCCGCTTGGAGTTAGTAGTTAAGTAAATTAAGACAGGGATAATGCAAAGGTATCTTCAAAAAGCCAAAGCAGAAACCGAAAAAATACGGCACATACAGCGGTTGCTGCTTTTTCCAACTGAACCCCACAATAATGGGGATACTGAATTGTTAACCCGTAAAATCGCTACCCACCAACGCCTGTATAAACGGTTTATCACCCTTGCCCAAAAACACCAACCAATCCCCAACAACCCGTTGTTTTATGAATACCACAGACACAGCACAGAAATACTATGAGCGGATGGACATTACCACCGCCCGCTCAAATGCCAATAAATACATACAGCACTACAATCAGCAAGCCTCATCAAAAAAAGAATGGATACGTGGCGGGGTATTAGCCACCCTAATGCGGGTGATTGATGCCTTTGTGCGTCAAAACAATTTTATCGGTCAATTGGCAGGACAAGCCGTAGGCTGCCGACTAAACAACTGTATGCTGGCCGACCAATTGAAGGTGGACAGGCGCACCATTATCAACCACCTTAACAAACTTGAGAAAGCAGGCTTTCTTACCAAAAAGTTTAGGGGTACCTATGCAGATTACGAGTTGACGGTCTCCCCTTGCGTATTGTTCAACAACGTGTTGTTGATTGAAAACAGAGTGGAAAGCTCTGCCACCGACACCCCCGAAAATACCTACAATACGAAAAAAGTTCGCCCTATCAGTCTTGCAACTAATTTAGAAATAAGTAATATGCTCCCTAAACCCTGTGAATTGGTGGATAACGGGGTAGAAAACAGCGGTGTGCCTCCTGCGTCGGCACCAGTAAACAAGGCTCTTGCAACTATTTCTTGCCACCAGCCCAAAGTAATGTGTACAGGTGAAAATCCGCAAGGGTTATCCACCTCCCAAAAAGAAAAAAAAGAGTGGGGCGGCGGCGGCGCGGATTTTTTGGGGGGCGCGGCGGCCAAAAAAACCTATCCCGCTTGGCAAATAGCCCTTGTTAAAACCTTTTACAGCTACTTCATCACCCATTTATACCCTTACCGCACTTACACAGGGGACACCGAACGCAACATCTTAAACAAGATATTCAACCATGTTTTTTATGGCTTTAAAGAGCCTACCTATACCCGACAAGATTGGCAGGAGTATCTGGAGGAACTGTTTGAACGGGTACGAATGATAAAAGCATGGTTAGACCGACCCTTACCCCAATACAAAGAAAAGCAGTATGAATTGGGTAAGTTTTTAGTAAACCCGCTCACTTTCTTAGACCGTAATTGCAAATATGGGTTTGCCCAAACCGAGCAATGGTTGGTATTGGCGCACCAACGCAAAGAATTGATAAAAGCAGAATTGGAACTCGATAAAGCCCGCAAGGAAATCATCACCGGCACAGATAGGTTTAATGCCTACAAAAAGTGGGAAAAACGATTTAAAAACAAACGCTTCCCCGAAGCCCAAACCATGTTTTACAAGGCAATGGTAGATATACAAGCCCAATTGACCGCTATTAAACAGGCATTTTAACCCAATAACCGAATGCAACCCAATAAACAGATAGAAAACAAGCCGTTGAACGAGAAGCAACGAGGTGTTTTTGCGAAGAAAGCCAAGTATAAACTTGTGGTGTTCTTTAAAGAAGGTACAGGCCGCAATGGTGATAACAAGCCAAAGGTGTTTTTCTCCCGTGAGCTGCACGATAAGCAGGGGGATATGGGCGAAAGGGAATTAATGCAGTTGGTAACTGTAAAATATACGGGTAACTACCGCACCGCCCTGATTTACGATAACCAAACGGGGGCATTGCTGCACAAATGGGTGTTTAACGGGATAACCGATGATAAGGGGATATGAACCAACAACGTGTTGTTGAATTTATAAAACCTAACAGATAACACCGATAAGAAAACCTACTAATACAAACCCCGAATTGTTTATTTACATAACCAATAATCCACACCCCCATGACCTGAACAGGCGCCAGAACCGGTTGCATTTGATTCAGTACCATCCTTGCATCTTGCGCCCCTCCTTTTACTTTGGTCGGTTTGACAATCACTGGCTGGGGTATCTTCTTTTGTACAATCACTAAAAGATAGACTTAATAAAAAGAATACCGTTAAAATTATTTTAGATTTCATAGATAGGTATATTTTAATTGATTTTTAGATCGTCTAACTCAAAACCTCCCACAGAGGCTATCTGTAAGCAATTTTTCTCAGGGTTTGAGAAATAACTCAATATGCGACTATCAATTCTATCATCATTCATAGCATACTTACCCCATTGCATATATTGATACTCCACGTTCACCTCTCTCACCAAAAGCTCTCGACCCCCAATTGGATTTCCTGAAGTTGAAATACCGCTAAATATTCCCTGAGCAACTCTAATTTGCCTACTATTTCCCAACTTAAACACTAGACAAAGTCTTTTCTCAGTCCCTGAGTCTAAAAAGCCTGTCATACAGCCCCCCCGTTCAATCAACTCTCCAACAAAAGTTCGTTCACCCCCACGCAATTCCATTAAAATCTTTTGTTTATTATCATCTTGAAATATTCTTGCAGGTGCTTTTAAAATAAACTCTCCGGTATTTGCGCGCACATAGCTCCACCA
This window harbors:
- a CDS encoding helix-turn-helix domain-containing protein, whose protein sequence is MQGQTFQIDKPFTVQEAATYLCLSKSRLYHLTSKRALPFFKRGQATLFRKEDLDKWLQSNRQKSADEIRQEAKS
- a CDS encoding helix-turn-helix transcriptional regulator — its product is MNTTDTAQKYYERMDITTARSNANKYIQHYNQQASSKKEWIRGGVLATLMRVIDAFVRQNNFIGQLAGQAVGCRLNNCMLADQLKVDRRTIINHLNKLEKAGFLTKKFRGTYADYELTVSPCVLFNNVLLIENRVESSATDTPENTYNTKKVRPISLATNLEISNMLPKPCELVDNGVENSGVPPASAPVNKALATISCHQPKVMCTGENPQGLSTSQKEKKEWGGGGADFLGGAAAKKTYPAWQIALVKTFYSYFITHLYPYRTYTGDTERNILNKIFNHVFYGFKEPTYTRQDWQEYLEELFERVRMIKAWLDRPLPQYKEKQYELGKFLVNPLTFLDRNCKYGFAQTEQWLVLAHQRKELIKAELELDKARKEIITGTDRFNAYKKWEKRFKNKRFPEAQTMFYKAMVDIQAQLTAIKQAF
- a CDS encoding DUF3761 domain-containing protein; translated protein: MKSKIILTVFFLLSLSFSDCTKEDTPASDCQTDQSKRRGARCKDGTESNATGSGACSGHGGVDYWLCK